One Sphingobacteruim zhuxiongii DNA window includes the following coding sequences:
- a CDS encoding 50S ribosomal protein L25/general stress protein Ctc, with product MKSIAISGSARQNVGKRDSKELRYEGQIPSVLYGGKEQTHFSVSAADLKSILYTPEVIFVELEINGKKTKAIVQDAQFHPLTDQVTHVDFLELFDNKEVSINIPVKLTGTSPGVKMGGKLVQKLRNLRIKALPNNLPQEVEVPLESLEVGKSFRVGQVKLENAVVLNNSDDTIVSVVMSRALRQAEQEAAKAAKGGKK from the coding sequence ATGAAATCAATTGCTATTAGCGGTTCTGCAAGACAGAACGTAGGGAAAAGAGATTCGAAAGAATTGCGTTACGAGGGACAAATCCCATCGGTACTTTACGGAGGTAAAGAGCAAACACACTTTTCGGTATCCGCAGCTGATTTGAAATCTATTCTATACACACCAGAAGTAATCTTCGTAGAATTGGAAATCAACGGCAAGAAAACAAAAGCTATCGTTCAAGATGCTCAATTCCACCCACTTACTGACCAAGTAACTCACGTAGACTTCTTAGAGTTATTTGACAACAAAGAAGTTTCAATCAATATCCCTGTAAAATTAACAGGTACTTCTCCAGGTGTTAAAATGGGGGGTAAATTAGTTCAGAAATTACGTAACTTACGTATCAAAGCTTTACCTAACAACTTGCCTCAAGAGGTTGAAGTTCCTTTAGAGAGCTTAGAAGTTGGTAAATCTTTCCGCGTAGGTCAAGTTAAATTAGAAAACGCAGTTGTTTTAAACAATTCTGACGATACTATCGTTTCTGTTGTTATGTCTCGTGCTTTACGTCAAGCAGAGCAAGAAGCAGCTAAAGCAGCTAAAGGCGGTAAAAAATAA
- a CDS encoding ribose-phosphate pyrophosphokinase: MPLQFNTVKLFAGSGTLELADKISKAYGKPLGDKTLSKFSDGEIQPFYNESVRGSDVFLIQSTNQPTDNLLELLLMIDAAKRASAHYITVVVPYFGYARQDRKDKPRVAIGAKMIANLITAAGAHRIMTMDLHAAQIQGFFDIPVDHLDGAIIFVPYIKSLNLENLVIASPDMGGSYRARTFAKFFNAEVIICDKRRKRANEIESMSIIGDVTGQDVVLIDDICDTAGTLSKAAALIMENGARSVRAVCTHAVLSGKAYETIENSVLTEMIVTDTIQLNPEKAASCSKIKVLSTDRLFANAIKNVNEHGSISDLFNVD; the protein is encoded by the coding sequence ATGCCTTTGCAATTCAACACGGTAAAACTATTTGCTGGTTCTGGAACCCTAGAATTAGCAGACAAAATTTCGAAAGCATACGGAAAACCACTTGGAGACAAGACTCTTTCAAAATTTTCAGATGGAGAAATCCAACCCTTCTACAACGAATCTGTTCGTGGTAGTGATGTTTTCCTTATTCAATCTACTAACCAACCGACAGACAACCTGTTGGAATTGTTATTGATGATCGATGCAGCAAAGCGTGCTTCTGCACACTATATTACTGTTGTAGTTCCTTATTTCGGTTATGCTCGTCAAGATCGTAAGGATAAGCCACGCGTAGCAATCGGCGCGAAAATGATCGCCAATTTGATTACCGCTGCGGGTGCTCACCGCATCATGACCATGGATCTACATGCTGCTCAAATCCAAGGATTCTTCGATATCCCTGTTGACCACTTAGATGGTGCTATCATCTTCGTTCCTTACATCAAATCATTAAATTTAGAAAACTTAGTGATTGCTTCCCCAGACATGGGTGGTTCATATCGTGCTCGTACATTTGCAAAATTCTTCAATGCTGAAGTAATTATTTGTGATAAACGTCGTAAACGCGCAAATGAAATCGAATCGATGTCGATTATTGGTGATGTTACTGGTCAAGACGTTGTATTAATCGATGATATTTGTGATACTGCTGGTACCCTATCAAAAGCAGCTGCTTTAATTATGGAGAACGGTGCAAGATCTGTTCGCGCTGTATGTACACACGCAGTATTGTCAGGTAAAGCGTATGAAACGATTGAAAACTCTGTACTTACAGAGATGATCGTTACAGATACGATTCAATTAAACCCTGAAAAAGCAGCTTCTTGCAGCAAAATCAAGGTTTTATCTACTGATAGATTATTTGCAAATGCAATCAAGAACGTCAATGAACATGGATCGATTTCTGATCTTTTTAATGTTGATTAA
- a CDS encoding RNA polymerase sigma factor: MLNNKLKHTELDDQALWASFKEGDRMAFEAIYNRYIGQLYREIAKRIAHQDAVEDLLQEIFLTLWERRTVYQPKGDIYPYLFGMAINRVLNYYRTNKRLPIMLEIWENMPEDLMGLEELSSAFKQAHTLELELLLDKAIANLPARMKEVYHMELLPLSGDRFKIK, encoded by the coding sequence ATGCTAAATAATAAGCTAAAGCACACAGAACTTGATGATCAAGCTTTATGGGCTTCCTTTAAAGAGGGAGATCGAATGGCTTTTGAAGCAATTTACAATCGATATATTGGTCAATTGTATCGTGAAATAGCGAAGCGTATTGCTCATCAAGACGCTGTCGAGGATTTGTTACAGGAGATCTTTCTTACACTTTGGGAACGAAGGACAGTTTACCAACCAAAAGGTGACATATATCCCTATCTATTTGGCATGGCAATCAATCGCGTTTTGAATTATTATCGAACGAATAAAAGATTACCGATAATGCTGGAGATTTGGGAAAATATGCCTGAAGATTTAATGGGATTGGAAGAGCTTTCTTCCGCATTTAAACAGGCGCATACCTTAGAATTAGAACTCCTCTTGGATAAGGCGATCGCTAATCTTCCTGCGCGAATGAAGGAAGTGTATCATATGGAGTTGCTACCTTTAAGTGGAGACAGATTTAAAATAAAATAG
- a CDS encoding transposase, with protein sequence MARIFDESFKKMAVELSYLKGSVLEAAKELNLDASRLSKWRVDPRYNGGTLLPKNDKLTPEEQEIRELKKRLNEAELENVILKKAVAIFSKGD encoded by the coding sequence ATGGCAAGAATATTTGATGAGTCATTTAAAAAAATGGCAGTAGAGTTGTCCTATCTAAAGGGCTCGGTTTTGGAAGCAGCAAAAGAGTTGAATCTAGATGCAAGTAGATTAAGTAAATGGCGTGTAGATCCTAGATATAATGGAGGTACACTATTACCAAAGAATGATAAATTAACTCCAGAGGAGCAAGAGATTAGGGAGTTAAAAAAGCGTTTAAATGAAGCAGAACTAGAAAACGTAATCTTAAAAAAGGCGGTAGCCATCTTTTCCAAGGGCGACTGA
- a CDS encoding IS3 family transposase, with protein MRKYEFIKSHMNLFAVEKMCKIINTSRSSFYKWISRPKSNRDKRTEELSILVKQAHQDSDQIYGSPRITLELNKKNHKISRSYVARLMRKLNLRSKIRKKFKITTDSNHSFQLAENLLGRNFFTDGLSQKWVGDITYIKTGSGWLYLTTVIDLADRKIIGWSFSNDMTAEHTTLKALKMAIAQRNVKQGLIFHSDRGAQYACNEFKSFLGKNEIIQSMSRKGNCWDNAVAESFFKTLKCELVYHRKFANREAARLEIFRYIEGFYHQKRIHSGLGNKTPNEMEKFYKSTSLLVA; from the coding sequence CTGAGAAAATATGAGTTCATAAAATCGCATATGAACCTATTCGCAGTTGAAAAGATGTGCAAGATTATAAATACAAGCAGAAGTTCGTTTTACAAATGGATTTCTAGACCAAAAAGCAACAGAGATAAGAGAACAGAGGAATTATCTATACTGGTAAAACAAGCACATCAGGACAGTGACCAAATATACGGCAGTCCTCGAATTACTTTAGAACTGAATAAGAAAAATCATAAAATATCACGTTCTTATGTCGCCAGATTGATGAGAAAATTGAATCTAAGAAGCAAGATTCGGAAGAAATTTAAGATAACGACAGATTCCAACCACAGTTTTCAACTTGCTGAGAATCTCCTTGGAAGAAATTTCTTTACAGATGGCCTATCGCAAAAATGGGTTGGTGATATTACCTACATCAAGACTGGATCAGGATGGCTGTATCTTACTACTGTTATCGACCTTGCCGATAGAAAAATCATAGGTTGGTCGTTCAGTAATGACATGACGGCAGAGCATACAACTTTAAAAGCACTTAAAATGGCTATTGCACAAAGGAATGTAAAACAGGGTCTGATTTTCCACTCAGATAGAGGTGCTCAATATGCATGCAACGAGTTTAAGTCTTTCTTAGGAAAAAATGAAATTATCCAAAGTATGAGCAGGAAAGGTAATTGTTGGGATAACGCAGTCGCGGAAAGCTTCTTCAAAACACTAAAATGTGAATTAGTTTATCACAGAAAATTTGCAAACAGGGAAGCTGCGAGATTAGAAATCTTTAGATACATCGAAGGATTTTACCATCAAAAAAGAATCCATTCTGGATTAGGTAATAAAACACCAAATGAAATGGAAAAATTTTATAAATCAACTAGTTTATTAGTGGCATAA
- a CDS encoding transposase, which translates to MARSRHLLFKHPSRWSESQKHRAELLFLRFSKLKQAYDLGIALGDIFNKCKDKKVAFTKLGLWHNQVENAGIASFESVAKSIAAHHQYILHYFDNRSTNASAESFNAKLKAFRSVFRGVRDTTFFLYRVMKLYA; encoded by the coding sequence TTGGCTAGATCCAGACACCTATTGTTCAAGCATCCAAGCCGATGGTCGGAAAGCCAGAAACATCGTGCTGAATTATTATTCCTGCGGTTCTCCAAGCTAAAACAGGCTTATGATCTTGGAATTGCCTTAGGGGACATCTTCAACAAATGCAAGGACAAAAAGGTAGCATTTACCAAACTAGGCCTATGGCACAATCAGGTTGAGAATGCGGGTATTGCTTCCTTTGAGAGCGTGGCAAAATCCATTGCAGCGCATCATCAATACATCCTACACTACTTCGACAATAGAAGTACCAATGCTTCCGCAGAATCCTTCAATGCAAAACTCAAAGCTTTCAGAAGCGTCTTCCGTGGCGTAAGGGACACAACATTCTTCCTGTACAGAGTGATGAAATTGTATGCTTAA
- a CDS encoding glycosyltransferase family 117 protein yields MNYTKLNNLLGWACGILATLVYVLTAEKTTSWWDTGEFIASAYKMQIVHQPGAPLFLMIQNVFSNLAMGDKTQIAYWMNIGSAVCSGMTILFLFWTITALARKAYVKYSRTEEVSQAALINIMGAGLVGALAYTFSDTFWFSAVESEVYAMSSLCTAVVFWAILKWEVRADEAGADKWLLLIAYVMGLSIGVHLLNLLVIPAIALVIYFRRAEKVTSSGVVKALAIGVVILGLVLWGIIQFLIKFAAYTDLFFVNTLGLGFGTGVTFFALLIVGGLVFGLWYSIKKIKPLLNITLLSVAFIIFGYSSFSMILIRAKANPTLNNSDPDNAFAFLSYLNREQYGDEPLISGRYFDAKPTDIFETGNVYRKDGNKYVVAKKKYDYTFDHTTLFPRVYSDKHESFYRDWLNMGAGDKPAMGNNLNFFFTYQIGHMYSRYFMWNFVGRQNDQQGHGSFTEGNWISGIKPIDNIRLGGQNVLPTSEKENAGRNTYFFLPLILGVLGALWQFKKQNRDAAVVALLFFFTGLAIVLYLNQTPMQPRERDYAYVGSFYAFCIWVGLGVIWIAEKLSGKINAKNAAIGATAVSFLAGPVLLASQNWDDHDRSEKSLARDMAKNYLESCAPNAILFSYGDNDTYPLWYVQEVEGFRPDVRVVNLSLLSADWYMKQMMHKVNEADALPINIDPEKIKDGVRDVIYYNDFNVPEHIEIKTLLDIMLSDNQQNMVQLQSGEYANVLPTKKMQYTVDKASVIANKVVPKEWEDAIVDTMKWNYSMGIVSRAELSILSILANNNWKRPIYFTTTTPDENMIGLNKYMVSEGFAMRLMPVALAADSASNNEPISDVEGTYNNIVNKFQWGNISKSNYLDPDSYRYISMYVGSLFGETAQNLIAMGKTTEAKKLVLNAYDNMPKRIYQMAEVFSYASLIDAMYKVGEKDKANEIAKRNLQFLRENMAYYSAIAETKPNLEYRNMRFGLASIQNYQRVLTDANQKELLDEVNKIFEVYRPLFEGN; encoded by the coding sequence ATGAACTATACGAAACTCAATAATCTGTTGGGATGGGCCTGTGGTATTTTAGCAACCCTGGTTTATGTGTTAACGGCGGAGAAAACCACGAGTTGGTGGGATACTGGTGAATTTATTGCATCAGCTTATAAGATGCAAATCGTTCACCAACCTGGAGCTCCATTATTCTTAATGATTCAAAACGTGTTCTCTAACCTAGCAATGGGGGATAAGACACAAATTGCTTATTGGATGAATATTGGATCTGCTGTATGTAGCGGTATGACCATTTTGTTTTTATTTTGGACAATCACGGCATTGGCGCGTAAGGCCTATGTGAAATATTCGCGAACAGAAGAAGTGTCACAAGCAGCTTTGATTAATATCATGGGCGCTGGTTTAGTTGGGGCATTAGCTTATACGTTTTCAGATACGTTTTGGTTCTCAGCTGTCGAGTCTGAAGTATATGCCATGTCGTCTTTATGTACGGCTGTCGTTTTTTGGGCGATTCTGAAGTGGGAAGTTCGTGCTGATGAAGCGGGGGCGGATAAATGGTTATTATTAATTGCTTATGTAATGGGTTTATCGATTGGCGTTCACTTATTGAACCTTTTGGTAATTCCAGCAATTGCTCTGGTGATTTATTTCCGTCGTGCTGAAAAAGTAACCTCTAGTGGAGTGGTCAAAGCATTAGCGATTGGCGTAGTGATTCTTGGACTTGTTCTTTGGGGCATCATTCAGTTTCTAATTAAGTTTGCCGCTTATACCGATTTATTCTTTGTGAATACGCTAGGATTAGGATTCGGAACAGGCGTTACCTTCTTTGCTCTCTTAATTGTAGGCGGATTAGTGTTTGGACTTTGGTACTCCATTAAGAAGATTAAACCTCTTTTAAATATTACATTATTAAGTGTTGCTTTTATCATTTTCGGATATAGCTCATTTTCGATGATTCTAATTCGTGCGAAAGCCAATCCTACACTGAATAACTCAGATCCTGACAACGCTTTTGCATTCTTAAGTTATCTAAACCGTGAGCAGTATGGCGATGAGCCGCTGATTAGTGGTCGTTATTTTGATGCAAAGCCAACTGATATCTTTGAAACAGGAAATGTTTACCGCAAGGATGGAAATAAGTATGTCGTAGCGAAGAAGAAATACGATTATACATTTGATCATACGACTTTATTTCCACGTGTTTATTCCGATAAGCATGAGAGTTTTTACCGAGATTGGTTAAATATGGGTGCAGGTGATAAACCAGCAATGGGGAACAACTTGAATTTCTTCTTTACCTATCAAATAGGCCATATGTACAGTCGTTATTTCATGTGGAACTTTGTTGGGCGTCAGAATGATCAACAAGGACATGGATCTTTTACCGAAGGGAACTGGATTTCAGGGATTAAACCGATTGATAATATTCGTTTAGGCGGACAAAATGTGTTGCCGACCAGCGAAAAAGAAAATGCAGGTCGCAATACTTATTTCTTCCTACCATTGATTTTAGGCGTATTAGGCGCATTATGGCAGTTTAAGAAACAGAATAGAGATGCTGCGGTTGTGGCGCTACTATTCTTCTTTACGGGTTTAGCTATTGTACTCTACTTGAATCAGACACCGATGCAACCACGCGAGCGTGATTACGCTTATGTTGGTTCGTTTTACGCGTTTTGTATCTGGGTCGGATTGGGCGTCATATGGATTGCTGAAAAACTAAGTGGCAAAATCAATGCAAAGAATGCGGCAATTGGCGCAACAGCCGTTTCATTCTTAGCAGGACCTGTGTTACTCGCTAGCCAAAACTGGGATGATCATGATCGCTCAGAGAAATCTTTAGCGCGTGATATGGCGAAGAATTACTTAGAATCTTGTGCACCAAACGCTATCCTGTTTAGTTATGGTGATAACGATACTTACCCACTTTGGTATGTGCAAGAGGTGGAAGGATTCCGTCCGGATGTACGTGTCGTAAACCTAAGTTTATTAAGTGCCGATTGGTACATGAAGCAAATGATGCATAAGGTGAATGAAGCAGATGCATTGCCGATTAATATCGATCCTGAGAAAATAAAAGATGGTGTTCGTGATGTGATTTACTATAATGATTTCAACGTTCCTGAACATATCGAGATTAAGACTTTGTTGGATATTATGCTATCAGATAATCAACAAAACATGGTGCAGCTACAAAGCGGTGAATATGCAAACGTTCTGCCGACTAAAAAGATGCAATATACCGTAGATAAGGCTTCTGTAATTGCAAATAAAGTTGTTCCTAAGGAATGGGAAGATGCAATTGTTGATACGATGAAATGGAACTATAGCATGGGTATTGTAAGCCGTGCGGAATTATCCATATTATCGATCTTAGCAAATAACAACTGGAAGCGACCAATTTACTTTACGACGACAACGCCAGATGAAAATATGATTGGCTTGAATAAGTATATGGTTTCTGAAGGCTTTGCGATGCGTCTAATGCCTGTTGCTTTAGCAGCGGATTCAGCAAGCAATAATGAGCCTATCTCTGATGTAGAGGGTACTTACAACAATATTGTTAATAAATTCCAATGGGGTAACATTTCGAAATCTAATTACTTAGATCCAGACTCTTACCGCTATATCTCTATGTACGTTGGTTCGTTATTTGGTGAAACCGCACAGAATTTAATCGCAATGGGTAAGACAACCGAAGCGAAGAAATTAGTGCTAAACGCTTATGATAATATGCCGAAACGTATTTACCAAATGGCAGAAGTATTCAGTTACGCGAGTTTAATTGATGCCATGTATAAGGTTGGTGAGAAAGACAAGGCAAATGAGATTGCGAAACGTAATTTGCAGTTCTTACGCGAGAATATGGCATACTATTCAGCGATAGCCGAAACTAAACCAAATTTAGAATATAGAAATATGCGATTTGGGCTTGCTTCGATTCAAAACTACCAACGTGTTTTAACGGATGCCAATCAGAAAGAGTTGTTGGATGAGGTGAACAAGATTTTCGAAGTTTACCGACCACTATTCGAAGGGAATTAA
- the pyrR gene encoding bifunctional pyr operon transcriptional regulator/uracil phosphoribosyltransferase PyrR — protein sequence MKQSILLDGPKFQITLKRLSQQLIENHGDFSNAVIIGIQPRGTYLAKRLIQEIKEMTGIEVPLGILDITFYRDDFRMKGQSPLLANSTLIDFIVDDKDIIFVDDVLWTGRTIRSAMDAIQAFGRAKCIELMVLVDRRFSRQIPIQPDYIGIQVDSIDSQKVIVSWKEVDENDSIVLITEKK from the coding sequence ATGAAACAATCGATATTATTAGATGGACCCAAGTTTCAGATTACGCTCAAGCGATTGTCTCAACAATTAATTGAAAATCATGGGGATTTCAGTAATGCCGTAATCATTGGTATTCAACCGCGCGGAACCTATTTGGCAAAACGCTTGATTCAGGAGATTAAGGAAATGACTGGAATTGAAGTGCCGCTAGGTATCTTGGACATTACCTTTTACCGCGATGATTTCCGTATGAAAGGTCAGTCGCCGTTATTGGCAAATAGTACACTAATTGATTTTATCGTAGACGACAAAGATATCATCTTCGTCGATGATGTACTTTGGACTGGACGAACTATTCGATCGGCAATGGATGCCATTCAGGCATTCGGGAGGGCCAAGTGTATAGAATTAATGGTGTTAGTTGATCGTCGATTCTCTCGACAAATCCCTATTCAACCAGATTATATCGGGATTCAAGTCGATTCTATCGATTCTCAGAAGGTTATTGTAAGCTGGAAAGAAGTCGATGAGAACGATAGCATTGTGCTGATCACCGAAAAGAAATAA
- a CDS encoding aspartate carbamoyltransferase catalytic subunit → MSTSEQLSTRHLLGIKDLNSNDIQLILDTAANFKDVLNRPIKKVPSLRDITIANVFFENSTRTRLSFELAEKRLSADIVNFAASSSSVSKGETLIDTVNNILAMKVDMIVMRHPYAGAGVFLSKHVNAQIVNAGDGAHEHPTQALLDSFSIHERLGDVAGKKVAIIGDVLHSRVALSNILCLQKQGAEVMVCGPTTLIPKYIGSLGVKVEHDLMKALNWCDVANMLRIQLERQDIAYFPSLREYSMLYGLNKEILDSLNKEIVIMHPGPINRGVEITSDVADSSHSIILDQVENGVAVRMAVLYLLAGQRGS, encoded by the coding sequence ATGTCAACTTCCGAACAACTTAGTACCCGCCATCTATTAGGTATAAAGGATTTAAATAGTAACGATATTCAATTGATTTTGGATACCGCTGCAAACTTCAAAGATGTCTTAAATCGCCCGATTAAAAAGGTGCCTTCCTTAAGAGACATCACAATCGCGAATGTGTTTTTCGAAAATTCAACACGTACAAGATTATCATTTGAACTAGCCGAGAAGCGTCTTTCCGCTGATATCGTCAATTTTGCTGCCTCTTCTTCCTCTGTGAGTAAAGGGGAGACCTTGATTGATACAGTGAATAATATCCTAGCAATGAAAGTGGATATGATTGTTATGCGACATCCATATGCAGGTGCTGGGGTGTTTCTAAGCAAACATGTGAATGCTCAGATTGTCAATGCTGGTGATGGTGCTCATGAACATCCAACTCAAGCGTTATTGGATTCATTCTCTATTCACGAGCGTTTAGGCGATGTTGCAGGTAAGAAAGTAGCAATCATCGGGGATGTGCTTCACTCCAGAGTTGCTCTGTCAAATATTCTTTGTCTGCAAAAACAAGGTGCAGAAGTCATGGTTTGTGGCCCTACGACGCTTATTCCGAAATATATAGGCTCATTGGGTGTCAAAGTTGAGCATGATTTGATGAAGGCCTTAAACTGGTGTGATGTTGCAAATATGCTCCGTATACAGTTAGAACGTCAGGATATCGCTTACTTCCCGTCTTTGAGGGAATATTCGATGTTGTATGGTTTGAATAAAGAGATCTTAGATTCGCTAAATAAAGAAATTGTAATTATGCACCCAGGTCCTATCAACCGAGGTGTCGAGATTACTTCCGATGTTGCTGATAGCAGTCATTCCATCATACTTGATCAAGTTGAAAATGGGGTTGCTGTTCGTATGGCTGTCTTGTATTTATTGGCCGGTCAACGCGGTAGTTAA